TGCCAGTCGAGTACCTGGCGCAGCCAGGATATTTTCTGTTCGTAGCTGTCCTGTCCCTCGGACTTGCGGTCGGTGCCTTTATAGCGCCAATGAGCGCAGACGCCGTACTCCGCCTCTTCATGCATCGCCACCGTGCGGATCTGCACTTCCAGTACCTTGCGCTCCGGACCGATTACTGCGGTATGCAGGGAGCGGTAGCCGTTCTCTTTGGGCGAGGCGATGTAATCGTCAAATTCGTTGGGAATGTTGCGCCACAGATTGTGCACGATGCCGAGCACCGCATAGCAATCGCGCACGGTAGGCACAAGGATGCGCACCGCACGGATATCATACACCTGGGAAAAGCCGATATTCTTGCGCCGCATCTTTCGCCAGATGCTGTAAATGTGCTTGGCCCGGCCGTAGACCTCGCCTTCGATATCCGCGCGGCCGAGCTCGTCACGCAGCAGCGCCAGTACCTCGTCGATATAGTGTTGCCGCGCGAGGCGCTTTTCGTCCAGCAGCCGGGCGATCTGCTTGTAATCGTCCGGCTCCAGGTAGCGGAAACTGAGATCCTCCAGCTCCCATTTGATATGGCCGATACCCAGGCGATGGGCCAGCGGCGCATAGACGTCGGCCACTTCGCGGGCCACCCGCCGACGCTTGGCCGGCTCGGCATTCTTGGCCGCGCGAATGGCGCAGGTGCGCTCGGCCAGCTTGATCAGCGCCACGCGCACATCGTCCACCAGCGCCACCAGCATGCGGCGGATATTTTCCGAGTGCTCTTCCACCGCCAGGCTGGCACCCTCGTCGCCGGTATCGGCACTGCGACTGCGGATTGCGGCCATGCGCAGCACGCCGCGAATCAGCTTGGCGACGGTCTTGCCGAATTCTTCCTCGACGGTTTTCAGCGGCAGGCGCTTCTCGCGTACCGCGCGGTACAGCACCGCGGCGCACAGTGCCTCGGCATCAATCTGCAGGTCGGCGAGAATCTCGGCCATCTCCAGGCCGGTGGCGAAACTGCTGGCACCCTCGGCCCAGATATTCTCCGCGGCAATGGCCCGCGTCTCCGCCTCCGCGCTCACTTCCGCGGCGCGGCGCAAAGTGACCAGGGCGCCGCCGTCGAGGCCCGCCAGGGTCTGGATATGGCGCAACCAGGATTCGAGGTCCAGTTCGCCGTTGCCGCCGACAGAGTGATGTTTTCTGACTTGTACCATCGCGTTTTGGGGCGCTTTCTTTATGGAGTATGGGAATCGAACAGTCCGGAGGACAGGTAGCGATCACCGCGATCGCA
This region of Microbulbifer sp. SAOS-129_SWC genomic DNA includes:
- the relA gene encoding GTP diphosphokinase, whose amino-acid sequence is MVQVRKHHSVGGNGELDLESWLRHIQTLAGLDGGALVTLRRAAEVSAEAETRAIAAENIWAEGASSFATGLEMAEILADLQIDAEALCAAVLYRAVREKRLPLKTVEEEFGKTVAKLIRGVLRMAAIRSRSADTGDEGASLAVEEHSENIRRMLVALVDDVRVALIKLAERTCAIRAAKNAEPAKRRRVAREVADVYAPLAHRLGIGHIKWELEDLSFRYLEPDDYKQIARLLDEKRLARQHYIDEVLALLRDELGRADIEGEVYGRAKHIYSIWRKMRRKNIGFSQVYDIRAVRILVPTVRDCYAVLGIVHNLWRNIPNEFDDYIASPKENGYRSLHTAVIGPERKVLEVQIRTVAMHEEAEYGVCAHWRYKGTDRKSEGQDSYEQKISWLRQVLDWHEEVGGNPLQEDLLASEADTRIYVFTPDGHVVDLPRGATPLDFAYKIHTEIGHRCRGAKVDGRIVPLNCELQTANQVEILTGKREAPSRDWLSPGMGYINTSRARAKIVHWFKQQARDQNIADGRSILDGEFKQLALIDFEFEKLAAKLNMHSLDDLYAAVGAGDIGVGQVLNAAQRMVRVDRVEPVPSLTASVARGEGKTDVYIDGVGNLMTHIARCCNPVPGDQIMGYITLGRGVSIHRKDCANMLRMQSDEHERVLQVEWAEKPKELYAVEIMIEAYDRHGLLRDITTMLDSQRINITAMQTHSNKHKHTVEMVLTAEVHSFEELSRVLHRINQLPNVASAKRRLLH